The proteins below come from a single Larimichthys crocea isolate SSNF chromosome XIV, L_crocea_2.0, whole genome shotgun sequence genomic window:
- the LOC109137014 gene encoding uncharacterized protein LOC109137014 isoform X2, whose amino-acid sequence MAPGLTGIVGGRPRVSPVLKPFFFLQPKSELKVDVHVAGNLVESLVGSGADTPEQEDPPASTEDVPDRELPSGRHSYRLEELAYTRSGDKGDTANIGVIARHPLFFPYLKKHLTSSVVEEYFSHLIQPGVNNAVKRYTLPGIHGLNFVLQSSLGGGGVASLRSDPQGKAYGQMLLDLKLRGLPDLKSLVD is encoded by the exons ATGG CTCCCGGACTGACCGGCATCGTCGGCGGACGACCCAGAGT ATCTCCTGTCCTGAAGCCGTTTTTCTTCTTACAGCCCAAGTCTGAGCTGAAG GTGGATGTTCACGTCGCTGGAAACCTGGTGGAGTCTCTTGTGGGGTCAGGCGCAGACACACCTGAGCAGGAAGACCCTCCTGCCTCAACAGAGGACGTACCTGACAGAG AGCTGCCCAGCGGACGCCACAGctacagactggaggagctggccTACACGAGGAGTGGAGACAAAGGAGACACGGCCAACATCG gaGTCATAGCTCGTCATCCCCTCTTCTTCCCCTACCTGAAGAAACACCTGACTTCTTCTGTGGTGGAGGAATACTTCTCCCACCTCATCCAGCCGGGGGTGAACAACGCGGTGAAACG ATACACTCTGCCGGGGATCCACGGCCTCAACTTTGTCCTGCAGAGTTCACTCGGAGGGGGAGGGGTGGCGTCTCTACGCAGCGACccccag GGTAAAGCTTACGGTCAGATGCTGCTGGACTTGAAGCTGAGAGGATTACCCGACCTCAAATCACTGGTGGACTAA
- the LOC109137013 gene encoding uncharacterized protein LOC109137013, protein MSLLTAAKAKMPNLGYAPDFVQVALAPFINDIQRKGIRVVSNAGGVNPLACADAIQEVIKKAGLDLKVAVVTGDDLMPHRKSLSEVRTVDGSRQQLPQALHSMNAYLGAQPIRRCLDLGADIVVTGRCVDSAVALGPLMHTFGWEKTDYDLLAAGSLAGHLIECGAQSTGGIFTDWHKVPDWDNMGFPVVECSSDGSFVLSKPPKTGGLVSFGTAAEQLVYEIGDPRRYLLPDVICDFSQVVIKEVPGADGGAVRVTGAKGFAPSHDYKVCATYMDGFRATAVCPVGGLRAADKARRTADSLIKRSKRIFKQLGLDDFSSVNIQVLGAEDTYGAGARRTVTGKLNKYDPTHTNSLLCLLTETFQAL, encoded by the exons ATGTCTCTGCTCACCGCCGCCAAAGCCAAGATGCCC AATCTGGGTTACGCTCCGGACTTCGTCCAGGTCGCTCTGGCTCCGTTCATTAACGACATCCAGCGGAAAG GTATCCGCGTGGTCAGCAACGCCGGAGGCGTGAACCCTCTGGCCTGCGCCGACGCCATACAGGAAGTCATTAAAAAGGCTGGCCTGGACCTCAAGGTCGCCGTGGTGACCGGCGATGACCTCATGCCCCAT AGAAAGAGTCTGTCTGAAGTGAGGACGGTGGACGGCAGCAGACAGCAGTTACCTCAGGCTCTGCACAGTATGAACGCTTACCTCGG GGCTCAGCCTATCCGGCGCTGTCTGGATCTCGGGGCGGACATCGTGGTGACTGGACGCTGCGTGGACAGCGCCGTGGCTCTGGGGCCGCTCATGCACACG ttcgGCTGGGAGAAGACCGACTACGACCTGCTGGCAGCTGGGAG tcTTGCAGGTCACCTGATCGAGTGTGGCGCTCAGAGTACAGGTGGAATCTTTACGGACTGGCACAAAGTTCCCGACTG GGACAACATGGGTTTCCCGGTGGTCGAGTGTTCCAGCGACGGCTCCTTCGTTCTCTCCAAGCCGCCCAAAACCGGCGGCCTCGTCTCTTTCGGCACGGCGGCGGAGCAGCTGGTGTACGAGATCGGCGACCCGCGGCGGTACCTGCTGCCCGACGTCATCTGCGACTTCAGCCAGGTGGTCATCAAGGAGGTGCCAG gtgcagACGGAGGCGCTGTCAGAGTGACGGGGGCCAAAGGCTTCGCTCCGTCGCACGACTACAAG GTGTGTGCCACCTACATGGACGGTTTCAGGGCGACGGCAGTTTGTCCGGTCGGCGGTCTGAGAGCGGCGGACAAGGCTCGACGGACCGCCGACAGCCTCATcaaacg GTCGAAGCGCATCTTTAAGCAGTTAGGGCTGGACGACTTCAGCTCTGTCAACATCCAGGTCCTCGGAGCCGAGGACACGTACGGCGCCGGCGCTCGCAGGACGGTAACAGGCAAACTCAACAAATACgaccccacacacaccaactctctcctctgtcttctaACGGAAACGTTTCAGGCGCTTTAA
- the LOC109137012 gene encoding lecithin retinol acyltransferase produces the protein MLDTLTFLLEKLFLLAHIKLSSLPPPLGGEPPLTRRCDREDSPPQPAGAPQKFQRGDLLEVPRTLFTHFGIYLGDNRVAHLIPDILPVLTSDTRQIQEMVTNTRLLLGVLSKRASIRVDSVEDFAYGAGIMLNAMDRAVRRSPLSGEEVARRAERLVGTVSYSLLWNNCEHFVTYCRYGTAQSLQTDKFCEWLKSLIRDQRNVLLTALLGLLSMACLGISSSTALPALLVPFTLWMAS, from the exons ATGCTGGACACGCTCACCTTCCTCCTGGAGAAGCTCTTCCTCCTCGCCCACATCAAGCTGTCCAGCCTGCCGCCTCCTCTGGGCGGAGAGCCGCCGCTCACCAGACGCTGCGACCGGGAGGATTCTCCTCCGCAGCCCGCCGGAGCCCCGCAGAAGTTCCAGCGGGGAGACCTGCTCGAGGTCCCGCGGACTTTATTCACCCACTTCGGCATCTACTTGGGCGACAACCGGGTGGCGCACCTCATCCCGGACATCCTGCCGGTGCTGACCTCCGACACCAGGCAGATCCAGGAGATGGTGACCAACACGCGGCTGCTGCTCGGGGTGCTCTCAAAGCGCGCGAGCATCCGGGTGGACTCGGTGGAGGATTTCGCGTACGGAGCCGGCATCATGCTGAACGCCATGGACCGGGCGGTGCGCCGCAGCCCGCTGTCCGGAGAGGAGGTGGCCCGGCGGGCGGAGCGCCTGGTCGGCACAGTGTCCTACAGCCTGCTGTGGAACAACTGCGAGCATTTCGTCACGTACTGCCGCTACGGGACGGCGCAGAGCCTGCAGACCGACAAG ttctGCGAGTGGCTGAAGTCGCTGATCCGGGACCAGCGTAACGTTCTCCTGACGGCGCTCCTCGGACTCCTCTCCATGGCGTGTTTGGGAATATCCTCCAGCACGGCCCTGCCCGCCCTCCTCGTCCCCTTCACCCTGTGGATGGCCAGCTAA
- the LOC109137014 gene encoding uncharacterized protein LOC109137014 isoform X1: protein MAPGLTGIVGGRPRVSPVLKPFFFLQPKSELKVDVHVAGNLVESLVGSGADTPEQEDPPASTEDVPDRELPSGRHSYRLEELAYTRSGDKGDTANIGVIARHPLFFPYLKKHLTSSVVEEYFSHLIQPGVNNAVKRYTLPGIHGLNFVLQSSLGGGGVASLRSDPQIAKTQIDAGKVSCCSRSYKHHTAGTKHNSPCKKIFRNIDKL from the exons ATGG CTCCCGGACTGACCGGCATCGTCGGCGGACGACCCAGAGT ATCTCCTGTCCTGAAGCCGTTTTTCTTCTTACAGCCCAAGTCTGAGCTGAAG GTGGATGTTCACGTCGCTGGAAACCTGGTGGAGTCTCTTGTGGGGTCAGGCGCAGACACACCTGAGCAGGAAGACCCTCCTGCCTCAACAGAGGACGTACCTGACAGAG AGCTGCCCAGCGGACGCCACAGctacagactggaggagctggccTACACGAGGAGTGGAGACAAAGGAGACACGGCCAACATCG gaGTCATAGCTCGTCATCCCCTCTTCTTCCCCTACCTGAAGAAACACCTGACTTCTTCTGTGGTGGAGGAATACTTCTCCCACCTCATCCAGCCGGGGGTGAACAACGCGGTGAAACG ATACACTCTGCCGGGGATCCACGGCCTCAACTTTGTCCTGCAGAGTTCACTCGGAGGGGGAGGGGTGGCGTCTCTACGCAGCGACccccag aTTGCAAAGACTCAGATAGATGCAGGGAAAGTCTCGTGTTGCAGCCGCAGTTACAAACATCACACAGCaggaacaaaacacaacagtccatgtaagaaaatatttagaaatatagATAAACTCTGA